The DNA sequence taTTGATAATTTGGCATGGGGgtaactgtcttggaaacctgatttGTGCTAGGTAGAaatgcccttaatgtataggctagctggccaCTATCTTTAAAGtcagaagataatggaacgttcatcgaatgacatctgtgctgcaattttccagcgaacttctccctcaattttttttctaacaCTCCCCAGCGACATGTATTTGTACCCTTTTTAAGTACACACGAGTACTTCTATTTCTGAGTGTGTAGGCTGTGCTAATGCAGTTGGAAATGATATGACTGACAGTTTTGTTTGTCTGATGGATGTTAGTCCTGTGTCAGACATGGCATTTCTTTAAAAACTGGAACAGGAAATGCAGTACAGTGTGAAAAGAACATCAGGTTTCGTGCAAGGCATTTGATAAGCCGAATATACAGCTGCTCCTTAACTTAAGCATTTCCAAAGTGCCACTGTTCGTATGTCTGAAAAGGGTATGATTCAGATCTCAGGATCTTACCTTCCCACAGGGGTTTCTTATTCAACCATTCCAGGCTGCTTTGGATGTGTATAGGGCTTGTTGTCCTTACAAATGCAAAACATATGCAGTTCACACGCACTGTCTGACATTTGCACGCTTAGGCACCTGGAGAGATGTAAGTTATTACATGACCTGCAAAAAAGGAATTCATGAAAACACTTGAAACTGGTTATTTGATTATAGGTTTAACTTATATGGTTATAGCCTTCAAAACGTTATCTTAACATAATTGGCAGCTCCCCATGATAATGAACAAGTTTTAACAGGTGACTTTGGGTGAGTGGACAAACATCTGACACAGCAACCTGAATCGATGCCAGCACCTCCAGCAGATCGCTCTCACTTCTgtttacataaacaaaaacaacaaaatatgttaGCTCAGGTAGGCAAAATTGAAATATGTACATAGCATTCAGTAAAGGGAAGACTTTTATATTTCTGAGACATCTTCTACAACCTCTTTATCTCCTTCTCTTAACCATTTCCATGCTACCCCTCTTcattctccctccttctctctcactccacctctctctacagtatctctccctccttcatcctcttgctttcacaaacaaacactgaatgTGGCAGAAGAACAGGCTTTGCAGAGCATCACAAGAGAAGATTCCCAACTTCTGCTGGGGTCAGTTGGGTTGCAGATGGTATGCCAGTGATATGCGACCAAATGCTAAACATCTTTAGAGAAACATCTGCTTCTTTAAACACGAAGCCGCTATGCTTCTGTACCATGATTTGCATGCAGCTCCAATGTGTATTGGGTTTACAGGGGTTCAAGGTGTTTCCCCACTCCTATACTCATACCTTCAAGGATAGTCGACCTCCAGGGAGGTTTACTGTATCTTTTTTTCCAACTGACAGAAACAGTTGGCAAAATATAAACCCAGACACTAGGCCCTTGAATATCACCCCTGAAATAATTGAGATCAAGGCTTTGTACTATCCAAAAGGTGCATTTGATTATTCTGGTAAACTAGTCCCACCCAACAATAAGAACACTGAgtgaaaaatgtgaaatgtgtccCCGCAATATTTAACTCCCTTCAGTGCCCCTGCTTGGCACAGCCCACCCTGCAGGTTGATCTCACTATTGTGTTGATTATCTTGGATTGGAACAAGGCTTACCACCCCCTTCCTACCTTGATAAGTGGTTTAGGAATTCCTCCCCTGCCGTGTAAATCTGTAAAAGTGTGTTGTTCTATTGCTCATTGATAACAACAACAGACTGTGACATTGCCTTTTTCTCCTGCTTTGTGTCACCGTCGCTCTAGAAGCAGTCTTGAACGAATATAAGCATTCTTTAAAGCTTGTATTCCTAAAATTCATTTTACTAATGCATTTTACCTATAATGGTAGAGGTTTTGGAAAACCTCCACCACTTTGCTATTCCTGCAAACTCTGGTTTAGGCTGGGTCCTGTAAACTCCTCCCAGCAGGGTTCAAATAGACAATTATATGGGCTAGCTAAGGGATGATTAGCTGTTTTAGCTATGTTGAATGGAAGGGTGGGGAGTATGACTGCATGACATGTCGCTGCAAAAGCTAGTACTACTCTCCCCTATGGCAGTCTGTGTATATTAACAGTGATTTGACAAGTCATGGCAATACATATTTCTATGGAATGTGTTCcatattacacacaaaaaaagatatattaGCCAAATGCTTCAACATCACttctaaacaaaatgttttggtttttgcaAAAACACTcatcaaagaaagaaaatgttgtttacCTATTCTACAGTTTCTGCTTATGAGAGAATTTATGGGAGAAACCATCAAAGTTTTCAAACCATCAAATCAGAAGATTTCATGTGATAAATTACATGTATAAACCTGCccagaaaaataaacatgacaaaCCAGTGGCAATTGCTGGTAAACAAGCATGAGAAAATGAAAACGTGAATTTCCATGGAAGGTGGCAAATCAGAGTTTGAAAAAGTGTTCTATGTGCTTTATGTATGATCTAAAGCCTTGTATGTTTTGCATGAGTATGTTTATGTTGGAACATGTTCATACATCATACAATATTAGTAGAAGATATTCAACATCTGAATAGTTTTGTGAATGCAAAACTCacaaaagcatctgctaaatgacaaagaTTTAAAGAAtgtaatgaaacattttctgtCTAGGTGCACAAATTCTCTTGCAGTAGCCTGTGATGGCCACCTTACCAATATTCTAGTGACATGTTCTCACACTTCCACTTCAATATGTACCTTGAAATCCAAAGGTATTCAAAcaggaaatattttttgtttgtctttacaggtctggactgtagaACTTCAGGGGCAACTATAGTGGATGACCTGAGGAAATGTTTGTCCtgtggtgattttttttttataacagtcTAACATATCAGGTCCACTtcccaggaggtaggcatagaTGTGTTAATAACTCCTATAGGCAGTATACCATCAGATCTTCAGAAGCACATGAACCACAAGATATAGACTACTAGTAAGCGTTAACACCAGAATGATTAGGTTAAAGTCagctaaacattttatttataataataccTAAAAGATCCTGTAGAGGTCAGGAACATGCATGTTCCAGAATCTTCTCAGATTGGTTGCAAGAAATGTGATGCACTCATTggttgaaacaaaacatgactacatGTATTTTTGCTGATCTCGCTCAGCCTTCAGTCCACTTTTGCTGTTACGCTGTTGGGGAACAAATAAAGTGTAACAAATCTCACTTTcctagaaatctctcagacATGATAAACACTACCTAAGGTCCCCACAGGGTGAAGGTCCCCCCCATTAAAAAAAGTAGTTCTCTCTCTTCAATCCTCCTATTTATTCTCTGCCATCTTCTTTTGTCAACCACTTAAAATGTAGTTTGATGACATTTTCTTAATGCTTTTAATTTCACTTTAATTTGACCGCTTAAGCAAACTGAGAACAGGTTCTGAATGATTGCATAAAGATTGCAACACTCAAGTCACACATAAattcaatcaaaacatttctgagGAAATTGGCACAAGGACAATCCGTTACTGGTATTTCCTCAGGATTTTTTCAATAGGTTTCTCAATAGGTAACTTATCTTAGAGCTAATTGAGATAACAATTCTATATCACAATAGGGGAAGAAACAATACCTGTATAAATGGATAAAAAAATTCAATGATTAGTCCAAAGCACCACCACTAATGCTACTTTTTATATAACGCATCCCATTGTAGACTATCTATAGCATAGTTCATTCTTATACCATTTACAGATATAGAGTACCAAGAAAATTCTCAGATCAATAGCATAGTTCATTCTTATAACATTTACAGATATAGAGTACCAAGAAAATTCTCAGATCTATAGCATAGTTCATTCTTATACCATTTACAGATATAGAGTACCAAGAAAATTCTCAGATCTAAAGCATAGTTCATTCTTATACCATTTACAGATATAGAGCACCAAGAAAATTCTCAAGTCATCCTCTTTCCTCtaaaaaaaaccaaacatttaaagGTGAAATATTGATCCACCCAGTGTTGCAATATAATTAAAGATAACAGAAAATAATCCTACACCTGCCATGGATACAGATAATCATTGGGGCAATACAGAGATTGAGACTGCCATCCAGTGGTATGAGCTACtactacattttaaaataaggtAGTTGCATTTGATGAACTAAATCATGGGGATGAAGTAGACGTGCAAATACACTTATGAAATACactttattaatacattatattgtTGTTtggtgttgagataaatgacaGGCAGAAGTGCGGTCGCTTTTCCCACTGGGACAAGTGTGTTAAAACATCACCACCCAATAATGATTTAGAAGTCAGTATCACAAGGAGCCAATTCCCAGGGGATGAAAACCATCCTAAATACTAGAGGTGTACCTACCTCAGGTAGTGCTGTGCTGATACAATGATTTAATGTAGAattgcaataattttttttacagtattgtATCATTACTCTGATCTCTAGAATCAATTCCCTGACTGCACAGATGAGTTTACTCCTATCAGTGCATGTTGACCAATTACTGTTTTTGAACCACAATCTTGACTCTCAGAAGCAGAAGTGTGTAGTTAACTTGTTATTATTTctctaaataattataataaagagCTGTGCAACAATTTAGCATAGCTTAAGTTTTCAAAATTACACACAGCCACCCTTAAGTATTTTTATTAAACTAATTATATTAAGTTAAGGTCAATCCTTAAAATTCAATTTGGTAAATAATTTCAAACTGTGTGGTTCTTTTTTATTAGGGGTTGCTAATGGGGCTTAGTTTAAGATAGCCCTTTGaagatatagcctaatattatttgttttatatttttttctttagcaCTTCAGTAAGCATTGTGATTCAGTTGTGATATCGTAATGAATCGTAATGTACTGAATCGTAACATGTGTTTGTGATATACATCGTATGGCAAGGTACTTGCCAATACCCACCACTAACCgcaggaaggagaaagaggtaCAGGATACCTGTCTCCGTTTCCTTGAACATTATAGATTTAAATTGGATTTATGGAATAATTGTGTTGGAGAACCAAGTTTAAGCAAACTACTGTGTAAATCTTCAGGtgctatattattttgtttcctTAGGGAGATAAGACTAATTGGGAGGATTTAGACCTTCCGATTCCTGATCCACACTCCAGTCCAGATGGTGGCGGTAAGACACGTTGAACGTTGGTTGCTAAACGCCATCTATAATccatagaaaaaaaaagaccGGAAGAAGCTGCTTCCTGAATCCTGCCAGCACTGATCATTCGCATGGTGAAGAAGCTAGCTACACTTAGTGGTTGCTACACATACAACTATGAGATGGATTCTTCAAACAgttctaaacaaaacaataatccaTCTCCTAATGACGACCCAGCTGATGAGGGCAATGAGTTTTGTCCCGGTTTCAAGGATGTTGATGCATTCGTGAAGGTAGCGATAGCTAACGACCTAAACTGCTGTTCATATTATTACCAACTGTGTGTTGCCCGTGTAAAACGTGGACTACCGTTAGCCATTTTTCATAACACCATTACTAGTTTCTAACTAGCTACGTAAGCAAGCCTATCTGACTAACACTGATGGTTTCTCGGTAACAAATACATTGATGCATGTAACGTTAAGCATTAACTGGATGTTCAGCCAGGACGATCGTGCAATTTTCTGAGATTATTCTCTGTTTTAGATAAAACTCCCCTCTGCGTACTGAAACATGGAGTAAGGGGAGTTGAATGTTAGTTAAAATACCTTTCCCAGGCTTGGCATGTTCCACTCATAAGTTAAACGTATCGATTACTctgtttaaatattatttttttacatagtaATTCTGTCTAGCTACGTTATACATGTATGTTAGATTTACCTTTAGTAAACCTTTACTTTCCTCTACAGTATGGACTGGGCACTGTGGTAGCAGCTACCAAGTCATCTGCCAGTTTACCTCAAGTAGGAGATGAATACGACTTCTATCGTAGTTTCCCTGGATTTCAAGAATTCTGTGAAACTCAGGGCGATACAATGTTGCATTGGTAAGTAACTGTAAGACTTAATAAGGCAGAACCCATAATGCTTTATTTGTATGTACACAATGTTAAAGTAGCAGTAGATTATGAAAGGTTTGACATTACCACAAATACCTTGAAAAAAGTTTGGTGCTATCTAactaaacatgtttgttttactgGCTTTTCAAATGCTCAGTATGAGTCAGATAATGAAATACCATGGCTGCAGAGCTCAAATGAGAGACCGCAACAAATTGACAGGGTTGGAGGAAAGATATGACTTGGTGGTTGATGCCAATGATGTCATTCTTGAGAAAGTGGTATGTATACCAAATTGGCAGCAAATTTGAGACACACTTTTATAATGAACCACACAAGATCGTTTGGGAATTATTTATTAATCGTTCTGATTGCTTTGTAGGGTATTCTGCTTGATGATACTGCCGGAGTCAATCGGAGTCAGCAACCTGTCATGCCAGCAGGTTTTCAGCCCCCTAAAATTGTTGTATCAAGTTGGAATCGTAAGGTGAGGAAATAAAGCTTCTTGAAAGAACAGACCAAAATCATGAACAATTCAGAACAAATCAATTGTTTTTCTGGTGAAGCTATTAGATTAGCAAAAGGTTCCTTATAAAGCTAACTgacattacacatttttttgGAGTAGTGTGGATTCATTCTTGTCTTCATTGAACAGGGTGGTGACTCTGGAAGCAGTTCAGAGACTTTCCGACTCCTCCATGCCAAAAACATCACCAGGCCCCAGTTGAAATTCCGGGAGAAGGTTGACAACAGTAACACCCCTTTTGTCCCCAAGATCTTCATTAAGCCCAATGCAATGAAATCACTTCCTTCATGTAAGTAGCGTTTGTTATTGTTGAAAAAAGATTTTGGTTGCAACTTTACTGTGCAGTTTTTCCTGGTATTTAGAGCGACACAGCGAAATGGTATTACCATTGTAATTACCTGACCACAACTTGTGACTTGTTATTACAACATAACTATGTATATATTTGTTCGTTGTTAGAAGTACCGGttaaatattgtttgtgttaGAATTCTGTCATCATGAAACTCATTGATTCTGCCTTTCCTGTCAGATTTTACCAACAAACAAATTCGCAAAGAGAGACCAGAGGATTTGGATGTTCCTGCTGCCCTTGCTGATTTTATTCACCAGCAAAGAACTCAAGAGCATGTTGAAGACATGTAAGATTACCTTTCAGTGTACAATCTTTCCTAGTCCAAGGTTGAAGTGTTATAACTTGACTCTTGACATTTCTATAATTTGCCCCTTGTAGGTTTGCTCACCCTTACCAGTATGAGCTGGATCACCTTGTGTTTTCTGAGAATCAGCTGtccaaacctgaaccccagGTAAGTGTTTGGTTGACTCTTCATTTTATGGATAGTGTTATACCTTGGATCATGTTTGTGCAGTTAAAGGATgcactgttgttgtaaaaagggctttatacatacatctgattgattgattgaaaatcaACCCTTGACAATCAGCAAATACAAAATATGCATATTATCTTATAATTTGTTATTAATACTGCTAACATACCAAATATTTATACAGTAGGATATTCAATAGAAATTATTAATTTCCTATGATAAGTATTACTGTATAGCATATACCTGTCAAAGAATTGACTCTAACGCTACGAATAGCTGTTTTTGGCCCAAATTACTTTATTTCAAGTTCCCATTTTGCCCAGCCCGGTCAAGaggtaaatatatttctgatggTGTGCTGGTGAGTGGATCTCATTAAAGTGAAAATTATTCTGATAAGGGAACGTGGATTTTCTCACAATCCAGGCAAACAAAAGAATGTGTATGTGGTAAAATGTAGATAGGGCATCGAGTGAAGCCTCAAATGTTTTTGGTCAAAAACTACGTCATTGAGCATGTCACGCAACACTCCCACTTTAACTGAGAAACATCCCAAGGGACAAAACTAGTCATGGCTTGGATGACTGAAGTACTTGATTTCCTGGGCCGTCCCCTGTCTGCCTGATTATAGATGTCCTGGAGGCGTTGCAGCTCACACAAATGTTGTTCTGAGCTGTCTGCACCACCATCTGTAGCGATTGGCGGGTTCAGGGTGTGCTGTATCCATACCAGATGGTGACGCAGACGCTCAAGGTGATCCAGGTTATGCAGATGCACAACGTCTTGAGAATCTTAGGGCTTATGCCCCGACCCACAATGTTTGAGTGACATTGATGTAGAGGGTGCTTTCTTCCAGGATTCTAACATCCTGTAAGCTTTCACAGCGGCTGTCTGTCACGCCACCATAATCTTGTTAGCAAACATAATGAAAGTAACTGTATGTAGAAAATAACCGTTTTATTACATCCCTCTTGGGCTTCtattactatttattttcaaacacagcATTATTAGGCTTGTCCATGTCATTTATTTGGCTAGCTAaatacatacaccgatcagccataaccaGGATTGGATTACCCCACCTCGTAACTTACAGgtttaaaggatctgctgcttacgtcttggtgccagataccagagcacactttcagaggtctagtggagtccatgcctcgacaggtcagggcagcaaaagggggacctacacaatattaggcaggtggtcataatgttatggctgatcggtgtatatcaaAAATGATTCCATCCTTTGATTTGATATGTCTGCTATAtctgtttgattttttttagatgtaCAAACCACTTGCTGAGACGAAGTGCTCGTTCATTGACAATGTGGAGGATCTGGTGGCAGTAAATGAGAAACTGACCAAAACAACTGAGTTTGCAGTAGATTTGGAGGTAAAATAAAGGGTTTTACACATGTTGTTCTGACCGATGGAATTCAATTACACACAAGAAATAACCATTTAAAGACTACATAAGCAATTGCTTCCTTGTCTGTTTTTCTACCTGTTAAATTTCATCTTTTCTCTTAGCACCACTCCTACAGAAGTTTCTTGGGCATCACCTGTCTAATGCAGATTTCCACAAGGGAAGAAGACTTCATTATCGACACCTTGGACCTACGCAGTGAGATGTATATACTCAATGAGGCGTTCACAGATCCAAACATCGTCAAGGTCATTGCCTGGTTGTCTTAACACATGTTGGATTTCACATTATTGTGCTGAATAATAAATTGCAGGCTTAGGATTTTAGTAATAAGCTAAAAGTTGAGTTTGTGACTTTCAGGTTTTCCACGGTGCTGACTCTGATATTGAATGGCTGCAGAAGGATTTGGGTCTTTACATTGTCAACATGTTTGACACGCACCAAGCATCTCGTGTCCTTAATTTGGGCAGACACTCACTGGACCACCTGCTAAAGCAGTTCTGCAATGTGGACTCTGACAAACGCTACCAACTTGCAGACTGGAGAATACGGTAACTTCAGAGACTTGTGTTATGAACTTTTGATGTTCCTATGTGTGATGTTGATCATTTATGAACTTAAACTGTTAGCGTGATCCTGgaagcaaaatattatttcattgaCTGGCTTTGGATTCTCCATAGGCCTTTGCCAGAAGAGATGCTGCATTATGCCCGGGCAGACACGCACTACCTGCTATATGTCTACGATCGCCTGAGGGTGGACCTGTGGGAAATGGGCAACGGGCAGCCTGCCCTGCTGCAGACGGTTTGGCAAAAAAGCAAAGACATCTCACTGAAGGTGCGGCTCCTTGATTTACATTTCTCGCCTGAATATTTCCACAACACCCAGGCCACCCCAATGCCTTGTTACCTTGCCACTTGGCGCTCACCACAACAACATTCCTGCAGAAATACATGAAGCCGCTCTTCACCGAGAACTCCTACATGGACCTGCTGAGGAAACAGAAGAAGGCGTTCAACACGCAACAGTTAGCTGCCTTCAGGCTGCTGTATGGCTGGCGGGACAAGCTGGCCAGGCAGGAGGATGAGAGCACTGGGTATGGAGGACATGGCATAATCCTTGTGTTCAGTGTTAGAACCTGTCCCACTGCGTGGTGTATAATCACCTGGTTTGTGTCAGAGAGAAGTATGTCATTTTCTAGAgtatatgattttaaaatatgtatatttaaaatgtgcttGTCCTGTGTTTCAGTTATGTCCTGCCCAATCATATGATGATTAAGATCTCTGAAGTCCTGCCCAAGTAAGTTGAGtgatgtcccccccccccccccccccccaaaaaaaaagaaaagaaaaaaatcaccta is a window from the Esox lucius isolate fEsoLuc1 chromosome 12, fEsoLuc1.pri, whole genome shotgun sequence genome containing:
- the exosc10 gene encoding exosome component 10 isoform X2, with product MVKKLATLSGCYTYNYEMDSSNSSKQNNNPSPNDDPADEGNEFCPGFKDVDAFVKYGLGTVVAATKSSASLPQVGDEYDFYRSFPGFQEFCETQGDTMLHCMSQIMKYHGCRAQMRDRNKLTGLEERYDLVVDANDVILEKVGILLDDTAGVNRSQQPVMPAGFQPPKIVVSSWNRKGGDSGSSSETFRLLHAKNITRPQLKFREKVDNSNTPFVPKIFIKPNAMKSLPSYFTNKQIRKERPEDLDVPAALADFIHQQRTQEHVEDMFAHPYQYELDHLVFSENQLSKPEPQMYKPLAETKCSFIDNVEDLVAVNEKLTKTTEFAVDLEHHSYRSFLGITCLMQISTREEDFIIDTLDLRSEMYILNEAFTDPNIVKVFHGADSDIEWLQKDLGLYIVNMFDTHQASRVLNLGRHSLDHLLKQFCNVDSDKRYQLADWRIRPLPEEMLHYARADTHYLLYVYDRLRVDLWEMGNGQPALLQTVWQKSKDISLKKYMKPLFTENSYMDLLRKQKKAFNTQQLAAFRLLYGWRDKLARQEDESTGYVLPNHMMIKISEVLPKEPQGIIACCNPVPPLVRQQVNELHLLVQQAREMPLLKAEIAADKKKALTPLKKPEMPLFGPHDTSRVPESEFPSFSPKELPTKPGSLFSDEEQVEDVNMPNISGLVASAKITLFEDKDTVKDSGHLTVAQQKAYIIVDSFQNPFRMYLPSTEIHISKNAKFDPSTKIYEISNRWKLQSIEQQHKELEAKKKEKEDAKAAAEERKKAKQSYQESLQNVSTVRQQASESTNTGAKKRERVASGTGESNPKPNKKLMKAADKQEECIPPAVFKPFDYSQSDFKVFAGAKEKDGKQFDPDRQGQEPRKKKNAKGPKSNACAGNRSMSFFGGKSERGFLRNWPKR
- the exosc10 gene encoding exosome component 10 isoform X1, producing MVKKLATLSGCYTYNYEMDSSNSSKQNNNPSPNDDPADEGNEFCPGFKDVDAFVKYGLGTVVAATKSSASLPQVGDEYDFYRSFPGFQEFCETQGDTMLHCMSQIMKYHGCRAQMRDRNKLTGLEERYDLVVDANDVILEKVGILLDDTAGVNRSQQPVMPAGFQPPKIVVSSWNRKGGDSGSSSETFRLLHAKNITRPQLKFREKVDNSNTPFVPKIFIKPNAMKSLPSYFTNKQIRKERPEDLDVPAALADFIHQQRTQEHVEDMFAHPYQYELDHLVFSENQLSKPEPQMYKPLAETKCSFIDNVEDLVAVNEKLTKTTEFAVDLEHHSYRSFLGITCLMQISTREEDFIIDTLDLRSEMYILNEAFTDPNIVKVFHGADSDIEWLQKDLGLYIVNMFDTHQASRVLNLGRHSLDHLLKQFCNVDSDKRYQLADWRIRPLPEEMLHYARADTHYLLYVYDRLRVDLWEMGNGQPALLQTVWQKSKDISLKKYMKPLFTENSYMDLLRKQKKAFNTQQLAAFRLLYGWRDKLARQEDESTGYVLPNHMMIKISEVLPKEPQGIIACCNPVPPLVRQQVNELHLLVQQAREMPLLKAEIAADKKKALTPLKKPEMPLFGPHDTSRVPESEFPSFSPKELPTKPGSLFSDEEQVEDVNMPNISGLVASAKITLFEDKDTVKDSGHLTVAQQKAYIIVDSFQNPFRMYLPSTEIHISKNAKFDPSTKIYEISNRWKLQSIEQQHKELEAKKKEKEDAKAAADFSYPAEERKKAKQSYQESLQNVSTVRQQASESTNTGAKKRERVASGTGESNPKPNKKLMKAADKQEECIPPAVFKPFDYSQSDFKVFAGAKEKDGKQFDPDRQGQEPRKKKNAKGPKSNACAGNRSMSFFGGKSERGFLRNWPKR